In Oxyura jamaicensis isolate SHBP4307 breed ruddy duck unplaced genomic scaffold, BPBGC_Ojam_1.0 oxyUn_random_OJ71925, whole genome shotgun sequence, the sequence GGGAGGGTGATCGGGAGGACAGGGGTTGGGGGGGCTTGGGGGTGAGGCTGAGGGGGGCTTGGGGTCAGGGATGGGGGGTTTGGGGTCAGGGCCGGGGAGTTtggggtcagggctgggggatTTGGGGTCAGGATTGGGGGAGGTTGGGGACAGGGGCTGAGGGAATTTGGGGTCAGAGAATGGGGGATTTGGGGACTGGGGCTCAGGAACTGCGGGGCAGAACCGGGAGGGGATCAGGggcggggagaggggctgggggggaggcaTTGGGGCAGAGGGGACGGGAGCCAGAGGGCTTGCGGGGTGGGGGGAtcggcagggcaggggctgggagggggcgtggggagcaggaggtgggaatCCGGGCTCAggcttttgaaattaaaatccCTTCAAAACCCTCCCGAAGCGGCCGGGGCCAGCCGAGCAGAGCGCTGCAGTGGCCGAGCCCTTTCCAGCTACCGTATTTTCACCTCGGCTCCCTCCCCCAGGGCGACCTGGGCCCTTTCAACCCCGGGCTGCCGGTGGAGGTGCCCGTCTGGCTGGCCATCAACctgaagcagaggcagaagtgCCGCCTGGTTCCCCCGGCGTGGATGGATGTGGGTAAGGACAGCGCCCTCCCTTTTGGCGTCAAAGGGAAGCggagaggggaaagaagcaACCACCGGCggggctgcaggaagagagGGGCCGGCGGGGAGCGTTCCTGCCCGATTCACGCAAGGGCACGAGCCGACAGCTGCCCCGGCAGAGCTGCTGCCGGCCCCCGGGATGGGCGTCAGGGCTTTTTGCTTCATCAGGGaccctttttcctccctttccgCTGTCCACGTTTACACCAGCTCGAATCGTAGGCTGGGTTCTGCCAAAATAGCCcgccttttatttctgtttttttttttttatttccccccgGGGGGGGAGCGTGGAAGGGCTGCCAGCGCCTGACCGCTCCTGGCCGCCTTGCAGAAAAACTGGAGGCAATTCGGGAGCAGGAACGCAAAGAGGACACCTTCACTCCCATGCCCAGCCCCTACTACATGGAGCTCACGAAGCTGCTGTTAAACTAGTAAGTAGGAACCGCGCTGCGATGCTTCCCGCCTCGCTACGTGCTCGCACGGACGATTTTCCAAGCTTTCGTGGGCAGCAGCCccggagggctggggggggaaagggagagttACCGGGGGTTCGTTTCACGCCGGGCCCGGATCTCGCTGCGGCAGTTCCCTCGCGGTAAGTTGGGGTCTCGGTAGCTGGGGATTGCTCATTCCACGGCCCGACAGTCGGGGCTGTGCCGCGTTATTGGGCGGCAGCGGAGCGTGGAGGCCTGCAGAGCCGGCACCGCGTCCCGCGGCAGCAATCTGTTGGGCAGCCTCAGCCCTCCAGACGTCTGCCTTGGCTCTCCTTCAGGAGGAAAGCTCCTTCCACGGCCTGAGGAGAGCGGGAGGCCGGGGAGATTGGGAGTCTAAACTCGCGCCTGCTGAGGCATTTCACTTGTGAAATGTGCTGGCTGGGATTGTTCGGAGCGCTTCGAGCCCTCGGTGGCAGCGGGGCGGTCGTTGAAGCGCCGCCTCCTGCCCCGGAGACGAAGCTCTTGGCGTGCGGCTCCCTCCCTCGCGCCAGAACAACCCCGTGGCTGGATCTGATCTCCTGAGGTCCTCgtggcagggctgagctgcctTAACGGCAGGCTGCCGCACAGCTCCTCGCTCCTTTCAGCTTAATGCTCTCAGCCGGGGCCCCGGGAGCACGGCGCCGGGGCTCTGATGGCAGCCGAGCCCTCGCAGTTCCCTGCCGCGTGCCTGGCTTTGGCCACGTCGCTGGCCTCGCTTGGACCTCGCACCAGCTGGGCGATGAAAGAGCAGAAGGATGGCAGCGAGAACCAGCTGCTGCGGCAGGGCTGAGCACTGCGGGGGAAATAAACCCTCCCCAAAACAccccagcagcagaagcaccGGGCTGCGTTTCCCTGTCGAGTTGCGGGTTGAGCTTCGATGTTTTTAATACCGCAAACTGCTCTGCTGATGCCTTCGAGGGCCGAGGAGCTGCCGACGTCGCTTCCGCGAGCCCCTTGCAGCCTGCTCCgctcctctcttccctccctcccccccccagcgccTCCGACAACATCCCCAAAGCCGACGAGATCCGCACGCTGGTGAAGGACACGTGGGACACGCGCATGGCCAAGCTGCGGCTGTCCGCGGACAGCTTCGTCCGGCAGCAGGAGGCTCACGCCAAGGTGCGGCGGGGTTTGGGGGGGGCAGAGGTTGGCCGGCCCCgccgggggctccccgggggctgcgcggTCGGGGCACGTTGTTCCCGGGccgcagcagggagctggagccgCGTGCTGAAACCTCTGGTTGTGCTCTGGAAAAGGGATCGGCTGGTTCTGGGCTGGTtctgggctgctcctggccgGGGGTGGCGGCCGGGCTGGTCCCGTGGGGGTGTCCCCGGAGGAAAAACGGGCGCCCTGGTGCCTCGGAGCTGCTCTCCGGGTTCCTGGTTTCCCACATCGGCGGGGCCGTTTCCCCACATCCTGCCGTCGTCTCTCTTTTTGTAGCTGGATAACCTGACCCTGATGGAGATCAACACGATCGGGACTTTCCTCACCCAAGCCCTGGACCACATGTACAAGCTGCGGACCAACCTCCAGCCCGCCGAGAGCTCCCAGTCCCAGGACTTCTGAGGTacccgcgggggggggggggcttcagAG encodes:
- the GINS2 gene encoding DNA replication complex GINS protein PSF2, with the protein product MEPAEAEFLAEKELVTIVPSFSMDRVHLIGGDLGPFNPGLPVEVPVWLAINLKQRQKCRLVPPAWMDVEKLEAIREQERKEDTFTPMPSPYYMELTKLLLNYASDNIPKADEIRTLVKDTWDTRMAKLRLSADSFVRQQEAHAKLDNLTLMEINTIGTFLTQALDHMYKLRTNLQPAESSQSQDF